A section of the Castanea sativa cultivar Marrone di Chiusa Pesio chromosome 12, ASM4071231v1 genome encodes:
- the LOC142618371 gene encoding mitogen-activated protein kinase kinase kinase 1-like, producing the protein MAPEVVNRKNQGYGLPADIWSLGCTVLEMLTRQIPYAELECFAALFKIGKGEAPPVPKSLSKDARDFILQCLKVSPDHRPTAVQLLDHPFVKRPLSTSSGSASPRSLGRRG; encoded by the exons ATGGCCCCTGAG GTTGTTAATAGGAAGAACCAGGGTTATGGACTTCCAGCTGATATATGGAGTCTTGGATGCACTGTATTGGAGATGTTAACCCGCCAGATTCCATATGCAGAATTGGAATGT TTTgcagcattatttaaaattggAAAGGGTGAGGCACCCCCTGTTCCTAAGTCTCTCTCAAAAGATGCACGGGATTTTATCCTGCAGTGCCTTAAAGTTAGTCCAGATCATCGTCCCACTGCTGTTCAGCTCTTAGACCATCCATTTGTAAAGAGGCCACTCTCCACATCCTCAGGCTCGGCATCTCCTCGCAGTCTTGGTAGACGGGGTTGA
- the LOC142620744 gene encoding serine/threonine-protein phosphatase 7 long form homolog produces the protein MWTATVPLVCFWLVEKHTPDHVLRQFGMVQEIPEDVDTDDALHKIDLRGKIEVDWRVRHFSHIQVWNTRAQKLCHGARLEGAMSSVHPYFGWYGRHAQADVDALCSRQS, from the exons ATGTGGACGGCGACGGTGCCGCTTGTATGTTTCTGGctagtagagaaacatacaccgGATCATGTTCTTCGTCAGTTTGGGATGGTGCAAGAAATTCCCGAAGATGTTGATACTGACGATGCCCTTCATAAGATAGACTTGAGGGGGAAGATTGAAGTGGATTGGAGGGTCAGACATTTTAGCCACATCCAAGTATGGAATACGAGAGCACAGAAACTATGTCATGGAGCACGACTAGAGGGTGCTATGTCGAGTGTTCATCCATACTTCGGCTGGTATG GTCGCCATGCACAAGCAGATGTTGATGCGTTATGTAGTAGACAGTCCTGA